In Mycetocola zhujimingii, one DNA window encodes the following:
- the gcvH gene encoding glycine cleavage system protein GcvH — MSDKTTLKYTPEHEWLEIDGDIATVGITDYAADKLGDVVFVELPAVDSELASGTVVGEIESTKSVGELFAPVNGSVVEANAAVVDDSALVNSDPFGDGWLIKVRFTELPSNLLSWDEYSALVGE, encoded by the coding sequence ATGTCGGACAAGACCACACTGAAGTACACCCCGGAACACGAATGGCTCGAGATCGACGGTGACATTGCGACCGTGGGGATCACGGACTACGCCGCCGACAAGCTCGGCGATGTCGTCTTCGTCGAACTCCCCGCTGTCGACAGCGAACTCGCGTCGGGAACGGTCGTCGGCGAGATCGAGTCGACCAAGTCGGTCGGCGAACTCTTCGCGCCGGTCAACGGCTCGGTGGTCGAGGCGAACGCCGCCGTCGTCGATGACTCCGCCCTCGTCAACAGCGACCCGTTCGGCGATGGCTGGTTGATCAAGGTGCGGTTCACCGAACTGCCGTCGAACCTGCTCAGCTGGGACGAGTACTCAGCACTGGTCGGTGAGTGA
- the gcvT gene encoding glycine cleavage system aminomethyltransferase GcvT has product MSDPVPERTSPLAAVHSELGASFTDFAGWQMPVRYTSDLAEHAAVRSAAGIFDLSHMAEILVYGRDAGRFLDFALAGRLSSIDVLQAKYSLLLTEAGGILDDVVVYRLGDTTYLVVANAGNRDAAAAALSERAAGFEVTVDDQSDDYALIAVQGPNSRIILEQTTGFSELSVPLDELRYYRATDGFFNGVPLIIARTGYTGEDGFELYLRADAAVLLWRALEEAGEAHGLVPAGLASRDTLRLEAGMPLYGHELGTETFPVQAALGRVVALSKEGDFVGRAAVEAGPADDARVLVGLTAEGRRAGRAGYPVMSGDAEVGTVTSGALSPTLGHPIMMAYVDPAASTPGTELAVDVRGTRIPATVTTLPFYRREK; this is encoded by the coding sequence GTGTCAGATCCCGTACCAGAACGCACCAGCCCGCTCGCCGCGGTCCATTCCGAGCTCGGAGCGAGCTTCACCGATTTCGCCGGCTGGCAGATGCCCGTGCGCTACACCAGCGACCTCGCGGAGCACGCGGCGGTGCGGAGCGCCGCAGGCATCTTCGATCTCTCTCACATGGCCGAGATCCTCGTGTACGGGCGGGATGCCGGCCGATTCCTCGATTTCGCTCTCGCCGGACGGCTGTCATCGATCGACGTCCTGCAGGCGAAGTACAGCCTCCTGCTCACCGAGGCGGGCGGCATCCTCGACGACGTCGTGGTTTACCGGCTCGGTGACACGACGTACCTCGTCGTCGCTAACGCGGGTAACCGGGATGCCGCTGCCGCCGCGTTGTCTGAGCGGGCCGCCGGGTTCGAGGTCACCGTCGACGACCAGAGCGACGACTACGCCCTCATCGCCGTTCAGGGCCCGAACTCACGGATTATCCTCGAGCAGACGACGGGTTTCAGCGAGCTCAGCGTCCCTCTCGACGAACTGCGCTACTACCGGGCAACCGACGGGTTTTTCAATGGTGTGCCCCTCATCATCGCGCGGACCGGCTACACCGGCGAAGACGGATTCGAGCTCTACCTCAGGGCCGACGCGGCCGTGCTGCTGTGGCGCGCTCTCGAAGAAGCGGGCGAAGCACACGGGCTCGTCCCCGCCGGGCTCGCGAGCCGCGACACGTTGCGCCTCGAAGCGGGGATGCCGCTCTACGGCCACGAACTCGGCACCGAGACGTTCCCCGTGCAGGCCGCTCTCGGCCGGGTGGTCGCACTCTCCAAGGAGGGTGACTTCGTCGGCCGGGCGGCCGTTGAGGCCGGGCCGGCGGACGACGCTCGCGTGCTCGTCGGGCTGACCGCTGAGGGCAGGCGTGCCGGCCGAGCGGGCTACCCGGTGATGTCCGGCGATGCAGAGGTCGGGACCGTAACGAGCGGTGCGCTGTCACCGACGCTGGGGCATCCGATCATGATGGCGTACGTGGACCCCGCCGCCTCGACGCCCGGCACCGAACTTGCCGTCGACGTTCGAGGCACTCGAATTCCCGCAACAGTCACCACACTGCCGTTCTATCGGAGAGAGAAGTAA
- a CDS encoding NUDIX hydrolase, whose amino-acid sequence MAAHAAPVHVAVSTVIFALRPSPVDGRMTVWLPLVRRIRDPFVNMWALPGGPLEPDEDLAESAARTLAETTLLTPQYLEQLYAFGNTDRSPGERVVSIVYWALVRSDEADIAVESENVRWFEADSVPELAFDHSLIVEYALWRLRNKLEYSHIASAFLGDTFTLSELREVHEAVLQKPLDPANFRRQIEGSGQVVPTEQLRTGGRHRPARLYRYAATVETNGPLGRTEGAS is encoded by the coding sequence ATGGCCGCACACGCAGCGCCGGTCCATGTCGCCGTTTCGACGGTGATCTTTGCGCTTCGGCCGTCACCGGTCGATGGCCGCATGACCGTGTGGCTCCCCCTCGTGCGGCGCATCCGTGATCCGTTCGTCAACATGTGGGCTCTCCCCGGCGGACCTCTCGAACCCGACGAGGATCTGGCGGAGTCCGCTGCGCGCACCCTCGCTGAGACGACGCTGCTGACGCCGCAGTACCTCGAGCAGCTCTACGCGTTCGGCAACACCGACCGCTCCCCCGGCGAGCGCGTCGTTTCGATCGTCTACTGGGCCCTGGTCCGTTCCGATGAGGCCGATATTGCGGTCGAGTCCGAGAACGTTCGCTGGTTCGAGGCTGATTCGGTGCCTGAGCTCGCCTTCGACCACAGTCTGATCGTGGAGTATGCACTGTGGCGGCTCCGCAACAAGCTCGAGTACAGCCACATCGCCTCCGCGTTCCTCGGCGACACCTTCACCCTGTCCGAACTGCGCGAGGTCCACGAGGCCGTGCTGCAGAAGCCACTCGACCCGGCCAACTTCCGCCGTCAGATCGAAGGCTCCGGGCAGGTCGTGCCGACCGAGCAGCTTCGGACAGGAGGTAGGCATCGCCCTGCCCGCCTCTATCGGTACGCGGCAACAGTGGAGACCAACGGGCCCCTCGGCCGCACTGAAGGAGCATCATGA
- the nadA gene encoding quinolinate synthase NadA: MTLTASVDSTLIEIAAGTAPGAACSPDLVQKPWLFDSRPPGYGPGSSMGDLIPVGSPRQGELPAFYREASAEELDRRIRSAKETLGSKLVILGHFYQRDEVVAYADYVGDSFQLANAAKARTDAEAIIFCGVHFMAETADLLSTPAQSVILPNLAAGCSMADMANIDQVEECWEQLTELYGTEPDASGRVPVIPVTYMNSSAALKGFCGRNGGIVCTSSNAETVLEWAFERGQRVLFFPDQHLGRNTAKAMGVPLERMPMWNPNKPFGGNDALALQAAQVILWHGFCSVHKRFTVEQIERARVEHPGVRVIVHPECPMPVVDAADEYGSTDYIRKAIEAAPAGTTFAIGTEINLVQRLAAEHPEHTIFCLDPVVCPCSTMYRIHPGYLAWVLDSLLDGVVLNRITVSDDVAEPARLALERMLAAKPPVHTGG, from the coding sequence ATGACCCTCACCGCCTCCGTCGACAGCACGCTCATCGAGATCGCCGCCGGCACTGCGCCCGGCGCCGCGTGCAGCCCCGACCTCGTCCAGAAGCCCTGGCTGTTCGACTCCCGGCCGCCGGGATATGGCCCCGGGTCATCGATGGGTGACCTGATCCCCGTCGGTTCTCCACGGCAGGGCGAACTTCCTGCGTTCTACCGCGAGGCATCCGCCGAGGAGCTGGACCGTCGCATCCGTTCGGCCAAAGAGACGCTGGGGTCGAAGCTCGTCATTCTCGGCCACTTCTACCAGCGGGACGAGGTCGTGGCATACGCCGACTACGTTGGCGACTCATTCCAGCTCGCGAACGCGGCGAAGGCCCGCACGGATGCAGAGGCGATCATCTTCTGCGGCGTGCACTTCATGGCCGAGACGGCAGACCTGCTGTCGACCCCGGCCCAGTCGGTCATCCTGCCCAACCTCGCCGCCGGCTGCTCGATGGCCGACATGGCCAACATCGACCAGGTGGAGGAATGCTGGGAGCAGCTCACCGAGCTGTACGGCACCGAACCGGATGCCTCGGGGCGAGTCCCCGTGATCCCGGTCACCTACATGAACTCCTCGGCGGCGCTCAAGGGATTCTGTGGGCGCAACGGCGGTATCGTCTGCACGTCCTCCAACGCCGAGACGGTACTCGAGTGGGCATTCGAGCGCGGGCAGCGCGTGCTGTTCTTCCCCGACCAGCACCTCGGCAGGAACACGGCAAAGGCAATGGGCGTTCCGCTCGAGCGGATGCCGATGTGGAACCCGAACAAGCCGTTCGGCGGCAATGACGCGCTCGCGCTCCAGGCCGCGCAGGTGATCCTCTGGCACGGCTTCTGCTCGGTGCACAAGCGCTTCACCGTCGAGCAGATCGAGCGGGCGCGCGTCGAGCACCCCGGCGTGCGCGTGATCGTGCACCCGGAATGCCCGATGCCCGTCGTCGACGCAGCCGACGAATACGGCTCGACCGACTACATCCGCAAGGCGATCGAGGCGGCACCGGCAGGCACGACGTTCGCGATCGGCACCGAGATCAACCTCGTCCAGCGGCTCGCCGCGGAGCACCCCGAGCACACGATCTTCTGCCTCGACCCCGTGGTCTGCCCCTGCTCGACGATGTACCGCATCCACCCGGGTTACCTCGCGTGGGTTCTCGACTCCCTCCTCGACGGTGTCGTGCTCAACCGGATCACCGTGTCGGACGATGTCGCCGAACCCGCTCGACTCGCTCTCGAGCGGATGCTCGCGGCGAAACCTCCAGTGCACACGGGAGGCTGA
- the nadB gene encoding L-aspartate oxidase has translation MKRVIVVGSGIAGLTAALTASAEHSVTLITKGALGMSNTRFAQGGIAGVMFDDDSVNAHISDTLAAGAGLCDAEAVAVLCSEGPASIRELVELGVAFDSHEGDFAKGREAAHSYPRVLHAGGDATGAVIEAALVERLRASSVTVYERTFLRDLVLHGGRISGVDLQDADGVRFRLDADAVLLATGGAGQLYPYTTNPSGATGDGAAAALRAGAVLADLEFYQFHPTALVTTGNFLISEAVRGDGAVLRDATGTRFMPDLHPAAELAPRDVVARGIAATMARQEGRPVELDATALGADYLAARFPGIDAAVRAAGIDWSREGVPVAPAAHYWMGGIATDLDGRTSIPGLFAIGEVARTGVHGANRLASNSLLEGAVFGRRAAMAIAGDLWRPAHFEGALVASELRPLGTTADLPPFSRSALQQLLWASAGLSRSADTLTSVSRILDGWSALDLPGETVDNLEDRNLLALGRALVTAALARTESRGAHTRTDYPATDPGRAAPILLTDDRAVRPLDSTFSREALPC, from the coding sequence GTGAAGCGGGTGATCGTCGTCGGGTCCGGAATCGCCGGCCTGACTGCCGCGCTCACGGCGAGCGCCGAACACTCCGTCACCCTGATCACCAAGGGTGCTCTGGGGATGAGCAACACCCGCTTCGCCCAGGGCGGCATCGCGGGCGTGATGTTCGACGACGACAGCGTGAACGCACACATTTCCGACACCCTGGCCGCGGGAGCGGGGCTGTGCGACGCGGAAGCCGTCGCCGTGCTCTGCTCGGAAGGCCCTGCCAGCATTCGAGAGCTCGTCGAGCTCGGGGTGGCATTCGACAGCCACGAGGGTGATTTCGCGAAGGGCCGCGAGGCCGCCCACTCCTACCCGAGGGTTCTGCACGCCGGCGGTGACGCCACGGGTGCCGTGATCGAAGCGGCGCTCGTCGAGCGCCTTCGGGCCAGCTCCGTCACCGTGTATGAGCGCACGTTCCTCCGCGACCTCGTGTTGCACGGCGGCCGGATCAGCGGCGTCGACCTGCAGGATGCCGATGGCGTCCGGTTCCGGCTCGACGCCGATGCCGTGCTCCTCGCGACGGGCGGCGCCGGCCAGCTCTACCCGTACACGACCAACCCGTCGGGTGCCACGGGTGACGGCGCGGCAGCCGCGCTTCGGGCCGGCGCCGTGCTCGCGGACCTCGAGTTCTACCAGTTCCACCCGACAGCCCTCGTCACGACGGGCAATTTCCTCATCTCGGAGGCGGTGCGCGGCGACGGTGCTGTACTCCGCGATGCGACAGGAACCCGGTTCATGCCGGACCTCCACCCCGCCGCCGAACTCGCCCCGCGTGATGTCGTCGCTCGGGGCATCGCCGCGACGATGGCACGGCAGGAAGGGCGACCGGTCGAGCTCGACGCGACGGCGCTCGGTGCCGACTATCTGGCGGCACGGTTCCCCGGGATCGACGCCGCCGTTCGCGCCGCCGGCATCGACTGGTCGCGTGAGGGCGTGCCCGTCGCGCCCGCCGCCCACTATTGGATGGGCGGGATCGCGACGGACCTTGACGGACGCACCTCGATCCCCGGGCTCTTCGCCATCGGCGAGGTCGCCCGCACTGGTGTACACGGCGCCAACCGGCTGGCCTCGAACTCGCTGCTCGAGGGCGCCGTTTTCGGTCGCCGTGCGGCGATGGCGATTGCCGGTGACCTGTGGCGACCCGCTCACTTCGAGGGTGCCCTCGTGGCGTCGGAGCTGCGGCCGCTCGGTACCACCGCCGACCTCCCGCCGTTTTCGCGGAGCGCCCTGCAGCAGCTGCTGTGGGCGAGCGCCGGCCTGTCCCGGTCCGCCGACACCCTCACCTCGGTGTCGCGCATCCTCGACGGCTGGAGCGCCCTCGACCTGCCTGGTGAGACCGTCGACAACCTCGAGGATCGTAACCTGCTCGCCCTCGGTCGGGCCCTGGTCACCGCTGCCCTGGCACGCACCGAATCGCGCGGCGCCCACACCCGCACCGATTATCCGGCCACCGATCCCGGACGGGCCGCACCGATTCTGCTCACCGACGACAGGGCGGTCCGACCGCTCGACTCCACCTTCTCCCGAGAGGCCCTCCCGTGCTGA
- the nadC gene encoding carboxylating nicotinate-nucleotide diphosphorylase yields MLTPQHIDRVVSLALEEDAPWGDLTSETLIPATATATARLVARESGVFSGGAVFAAAFTLTDSAISVDLLVADGEAFETGDELASVTGPARGVLQAERIGLNFVQRMSGIATQTARYVERVAGTKARIVDTRKTTPGLRAFERHAVRSGGGFNHRFSLSDAVMAKDNHLAVLTAGGISVTDALLEVRSRLSHTTHLEVEVDRLDQIESVLAAGVDTIMLDNFSLDELREGVALVAGRAIIEASGNVTLDTVGAIARTGVDVISSGALTHSIRSLDLGLDVALSADPDAVPR; encoded by the coding sequence GTGCTGACCCCGCAACACATCGACCGTGTCGTTTCCCTCGCCCTCGAGGAGGACGCCCCGTGGGGCGACCTCACGAGCGAGACGCTCATCCCCGCGACGGCGACGGCAACAGCGCGTCTCGTCGCCCGTGAGTCCGGCGTGTTCAGCGGCGGGGCCGTGTTTGCCGCCGCGTTTACCCTCACCGACTCCGCCATCAGCGTCGACCTGCTGGTGGCAGACGGTGAGGCGTTCGAGACCGGCGACGAACTGGCATCCGTTACCGGTCCCGCCCGCGGCGTTTTGCAGGCGGAGCGAATTGGCCTCAACTTCGTGCAGCGGATGTCGGGCATCGCCACCCAGACAGCGCGGTACGTCGAACGGGTTGCCGGCACGAAGGCGCGCATCGTCGACACGAGGAAGACGACGCCGGGACTGCGTGCATTCGAACGCCACGCCGTTCGGTCCGGCGGCGGATTCAACCACCGCTTCTCGCTGTCCGACGCCGTGATGGCGAAGGACAACCACCTCGCGGTCCTCACGGCCGGCGGCATCTCCGTCACCGATGCCCTCCTCGAGGTCCGTTCACGGCTGTCGCACACCACCCACCTCGAGGTGGAGGTCGATCGTCTCGACCAGATCGAATCGGTGCTCGCGGCCGGGGTCGACACGATCATGCTCGACAACTTCAGCCTTGACGAGCTGCGGGAGGGCGTCGCACTCGTTGCAGGTCGCGCGATCATCGAGGCGTCGGGCAACGTCACGCTCGACACCGTTGGCGCGATCGCCCGCACCGGTGTCGACGTCATTTCGTCAGGCGCGCTGACCCACAGCATCCGCTCGCTCGATCTTGGCCTCGACGTCGCGCTCTCGGCGGATCCCGATGCTGTACCTCGATAA
- a CDS encoding cysteine desulfurase family protein: MLYLDNAATTPVRREVLEAMWPYLTAEFGNPSSVHTVGERAAIALADARGRIATVLGVRASEVVFTSGGTESDNLAIKGIALGNPRSRHLVTTAIEHEAVLESMDYLRRLHGFTVSFAPLSPDGILTPEALESVLRDDTTLISVMYANNEIGTIQDIPALSAIAATRGIPFHTDAVQAAGWLDLSVRALGVDALSLSGHKIGAPKGVGVVTLRGRLPIEALVHGGGQERSRRSGTENVAGAVGLATALELAESERTDAAARLTAMRTEFTSRVRALVPTAVPTGHPERRLPGHASFCFPGTSGEAVLLELERRGFVSSSGSACAAGSDEPSHVLTALGVSAEVAHTAVRFTFPASITAGQLEEVALAVAASVRSLTRIGGTPATAVGSPRVS, from the coding sequence ATGCTGTACCTCGATAACGCAGCGACGACGCCGGTGCGCCGGGAGGTACTCGAGGCCATGTGGCCATACCTCACCGCCGAGTTTGGTAACCCGTCCAGTGTGCACACCGTCGGCGAGCGCGCGGCAATCGCGCTCGCGGATGCCAGGGGCCGGATCGCCACGGTTCTCGGCGTCCGCGCGAGCGAGGTCGTCTTCACCTCTGGCGGCACCGAGTCCGATAACCTCGCGATCAAAGGCATAGCGCTGGGCAACCCGCGCAGCCGGCATCTCGTCACGACGGCGATCGAACATGAGGCCGTCCTCGAATCGATGGATTACCTCCGGCGGTTGCACGGCTTCACTGTGTCATTCGCGCCGCTCTCCCCCGACGGCATCCTGACCCCCGAGGCGCTCGAGAGCGTCCTCCGCGACGACACGACACTCATCTCGGTGATGTACGCCAACAACGAGATCGGCACGATCCAGGACATCCCCGCGCTCAGTGCCATCGCCGCGACCCGTGGCATCCCCTTCCACACCGATGCGGTTCAGGCTGCCGGCTGGCTCGACCTGTCAGTCCGCGCGCTCGGCGTGGATGCGCTGTCGCTCTCCGGTCACAAAATTGGCGCACCGAAAGGCGTCGGCGTAGTGACCCTGCGTGGCCGGCTGCCCATCGAGGCTCTCGTCCACGGCGGTGGTCAGGAGCGGTCGAGGCGCTCGGGCACCGAGAATGTGGCGGGTGCCGTCGGGCTGGCGACAGCTCTCGAACTGGCCGAGAGCGAGAGAACGGATGCTGCAGCGCGGCTGACGGCAATGCGCACGGAGTTCACGTCCCGCGTTCGCGCACTCGTCCCCACTGCTGTGCCGACGGGGCACCCCGAGCGACGACTGCCCGGCCACGCGTCGTTCTGCTTCCCCGGCACCAGCGGAGAGGCGGTGCTTCTCGAGCTGGAAAGGCGCGGGTTCGTGTCATCGAGTGGTTCGGCGTGTGCCGCGGGCAGCGACGAACCGTCACACGTCCTCACAGCGCTCGGAGTGTCGGCAGAGGTCGCGCACACCGCCGTTCGCTTCACGTTTCCGGCGTCCATCACCGCCGGGCAGCTCGAGGAGGTGGCGCTCGCTGTGGCGGCATCCGTTCGATCGCTCACTCGGATCGGGGGCACCCCGGCGACGGCAGTGGGTTCGCCGAGGGTCTCTTGA
- a CDS encoding GNAT family N-acetyltransferase, with translation MLAKLSLPATLDTALPVTLRRATRHDLGALMTLLADDPISAGRGDRAEDADAAAYAGALGELIDDSSNEIIVAVDPDDTVIATMQLTRVPGMARRGATRLLVEAVRVGSESRSSGVGGAMMRWVTGTAAPALGAGLVQLTSDNARTDAHRFYERLGFVGSHRGFKYQVD, from the coding sequence GTGCTCGCGAAACTTTCTCTCCCCGCCACCCTTGACACCGCTCTGCCCGTGACCCTTCGCCGCGCGACGCGGCACGACCTGGGTGCATTGATGACGCTCCTCGCTGACGATCCGATCAGCGCGGGACGCGGAGATCGAGCCGAAGATGCGGACGCCGCTGCCTACGCTGGAGCACTCGGCGAGTTGATCGACGATTCCTCGAACGAGATCATCGTTGCCGTCGATCCTGACGACACCGTCATCGCGACGATGCAACTCACCAGGGTCCCCGGCATGGCCAGGCGCGGTGCAACCCGGTTACTGGTCGAGGCGGTGCGGGTGGGAAGCGAGTCACGCTCGAGCGGTGTTGGCGGCGCCATGATGCGGTGGGTGACCGGTACCGCCGCTCCCGCACTCGGCGCAGGGCTGGTTCAGCTCACCTCCGACAACGCGAGGACCGACGCTCACCGGTTCTACGAACGGCTAGGGTTCGTCGGGTCTCATCGCGGTTTCAAATACCAGGTCGACTGA
- a CDS encoding LysR family transcriptional regulator yields the protein MDTIALRRFVAAAEELHFAHAAKHLNIPRSTLIASVRELENELGTPLFDMNASTTTLTPAGAELLADQQKKLAATAASVQNKPQPAGGKAKASKGKGRAPAVKGQPRPGKRRQSR from the coding sequence ATGGATACCATTGCGCTCCGCCGTTTTGTGGCCGCTGCCGAAGAACTTCACTTCGCGCACGCGGCGAAGCACCTCAACATTCCGCGGTCGACGCTGATCGCTTCGGTGCGCGAACTGGAGAACGAACTGGGTACTCCCCTCTTCGACATGAACGCGTCGACCACGACGCTCACTCCCGCTGGTGCCGAGCTCCTCGCCGACCAGCAGAAGAAGCTCGCGGCGACGGCGGCATCGGTGCAGAACAAACCCCAGCCCGCCGGCGGCAAGGCAAAGGCATCCAAGGGCAAGGGTCGCGCGCCCGCTGTTAAGGGCCAGCCCCGTCCGGGCAAGCGACGCC